GCCTCGGCCTCACTCATGCCCTCAAGCCCAAGGTAAGAAGCATCCATCGACACGGCCATCAAAAACATTCCTGCAGCATATAGAATACTGACCAAAATCAGCGGCACCCAAATCTTCGGGTTCTGGCGGATGCGGTCAAACTGCTCCCCAGGACTCCAAATCATCCCAAGCATACTTGGTTTTGCACTGCTTGTTTTTACTTCTTGTTCCATTAAGAACACTCCTATTCTATTTAAAATGATTCCACTATAGCTTTACGGAATAATATAGTAAAAGTTTCAAATAATTACATTTTAACCCATGCAAATACCAGGAGATCTCTCTCCTGGTATCCTGTCTACACAGCCTTCCGCTGAAAACAAAAATAGCCGCCCAGATAAAACAATAAAAAGAATCCGCCGATTACAGTCAAAAGCTGTCCCCATGGGATAAAGAAAATATCACCCGTACCTGCCGCAGGATACATCATTGCAAATGGCTGTGCCCATGGGTAATAGGGACCCACTTTCTCGGAATTCATCGCCAGAATGGATGGCAGGGTAAAAACGACGTTGACCGCAAAAGGTGCCGCAAAGCTTTTGAACCAGACGGACATCCACAGCTGCAGAGCGACTAAGGGGAAAGTCGCGACCCAGCCTCCCAATATGCTTTTCCAGATAATCGCTGCCGGAAACGGATCGGCCACACCTTTATACAATCCTGCTCCCAAAATGGCAGCTAAATAAAATAACTGGATAAGCAAAACCAATAGCAGGATTAGCGCATACTTAGCTGCAAACACTTTTCCCCTTGTGACAGGCAGTGCCAAAAGCTGCTTCCAGCCCCCGGCCTGATGCTCATACCGGCAGACAAGGCTTGCCAGAACCCCTGTGACTAACGGCAAAAAGAGGATCGAATAAGGCAAATTCATATAAATCAAAAGCATATACCATTCATTCATCACTCCCGCCGTTTCAGCTGTATTTGCCCCAATCCCGGCACCCAGCCCAATCAGCGGGCCCACTAAAAGAATGCCGAAGATCTTTGATTTTCGCAGTTTAAACCACTCCGACTTCAAAATAGACAGCATCTATTTCACATCCCTTCTCGCAAAATCAATCATGCCGGCTGTGTATAATAAAACGCCGGCTCCAATTCCAAGCAGGACGTTGATGAGCGGTTCATTCCACTCATTCAGCAGCAGCGGCCATTTCCAAATCAGCCAATCCGGCAAAGTAAAACCAGCATATGTCAGAATCACACCCAAAATCCCCATAGTTATGGGCACCCCCTGGTTTACACTCACAGTCGCTGCCCAAAGCTGCAGCGCCAAAACAGGTAATGCCGCAAAAAAAGGGTAAAAGCTATATTTCAGCAGACCGGAATACGGAATCTCCCCGCCCAAATCCAGAAACAATCCAAAAGCGATTGTAAACAGCATCAAAAGCACAGAAGAAACCAGGAGCAGAACCATTAGCACCGTGAACTTCGATAAATACACGCTCATCTTTGAAACTGGCAATGCAATCAGCTGTTTCCAGGCGTTCGTTTCATTTTCAATGCTCGACATAAAAGAGGTCAGGATTACAATGCCCAGTACAATCGCAAGCGGTGTAAACGAATGGATATTGTCCAAATAATATCCCCACCGGTCATCATTCTGCCCGAACAAATAATCCTTGCGCACCCCGTAATTGACCATCTGCATGGCTACTACCCCAACTGGACCCAATACGGTCAGGAACCAGATTCCTTTCCGCTTAATCTTCATAAATTCAGCTGCCAGCAATTTCCCCATCATCCGGCCTGCTCCTCCCTCGTCATCTGAAGGAAAATGTCTTCCAATGATCGCTTTTCTTCTTCAACCCGGTAAACGGAAAATCCATCTGCTACAAGTCCGCGAACAGCCTCAGCCACTTGCTCATCCGATTGCTGCGGCAGCGAAATGATACCACTATCCAAACCAGCTTTCATTCCTCTTCCCAGCAGGGAGCGCCAGGCTTTGTCGCTCTCGCTGACCTTTATTAAAACGGATTGCTGTGCATACATGCGCATCGCTTCAATTGAATCCTGAAAAATCATCTTCCCTTTCGTGACAATACCTACTGTTGTCGCCATCTGATCAATCTCTGAAAGTAAGTGACTGGAGATTAACACAGTCATCCCGCATTCAGATGGCAGGCTTTTTATCAGATTACGGATTTCAATAATCCCCGAAGGATCTAAACCGTTTGTCGGCTCATCCAGAATCAGCAATTCCGGGTTATTCAGCAGCGAAGCAGCGATTCCAA
This window of the Cytobacillus pseudoceanisediminis genome carries:
- a CDS encoding ABC transporter permease; its protein translation is MLSILKSEWFKLRKSKIFGILLVGPLIGLGAGIGANTAETAGVMNEWYMLLIYMNLPYSILFLPLVTGVLASLVCRYEHQAGGWKQLLALPVTRGKVFAAKYALILLLVLLIQLFYLAAILGAGLYKGVADPFPAAIIWKSILGGWVATFPLVALQLWMSVWFKSFAAPFAVNVVFTLPSILAMNSEKVGPYYPWAQPFAMMYPAAGTGDIFFIPWGQLLTVIGGFFLLFYLGGYFCFQRKAV
- a CDS encoding ABC transporter permease, which codes for MMGKLLAAEFMKIKRKGIWFLTVLGPVGVVAMQMVNYGVRKDYLFGQNDDRWGYYLDNIHSFTPLAIVLGIVILTSFMSSIENETNAWKQLIALPVSKMSVYLSKFTVLMVLLLVSSVLLMLFTIAFGLFLDLGGEIPYSGLLKYSFYPFFAALPVLALQLWAATVSVNQGVPITMGILGVILTYAGFTLPDWLIWKWPLLLNEWNEPLINVLLGIGAGVLLYTAGMIDFARRDVK
- a CDS encoding ABC transporter ATP-binding protein; this encodes MEYIVRTENLSKHFGQEKAVSGLEMKIPKGEIYGFLGPNGAGKTTTIRMLLGLMKPDSGRIEIFQKDLKKERLNILGRVGSLVESPSYYPHLTAKENLEAMRKILGVPKQRIAEVLEIVRLTDAGDKKVKGFSLGMKQRLGIAASLLNNPELLILDEPTNGLDPSGIIEIRNLIKSLPSECGMTVLISSHLLSEIDQMATTVGIVTKGKMIFQDSIEAMRMYAQQSVLIKVSESDKAWRSLLGRGMKAGLDSGIISLPQQSDEQVAEAVRGLVADGFSVYRVEEEKRSLEDIFLQMTREEQAG